The genomic interval CCGAAGGAAATTGTCACGCAGGTGCTTCCTGACCTGCCAGTGGTCTGTGATGGTTTAAGACGGCTTGCAAGGAAATCGAAAGTTTCCGAGTTAGCCGCAGCAATTCGCGTTTGCAATCTTGCCGAGGAAATCGGTTTGAATAACGCGCTGGTTGTTCTCTTTGACGACGATGATTCGGTCCGATGGCAATGGTCGCAAACACTGACCATGCCGGAAGATCTTGCATGCAAGTTGCTTAAGCGGGCACGAAAAGCCAGCCCAGAAGTATTTCGAGTTGAACGGGAAGACGGGGACGTAATTGTCGCGTCGATTATTGAGAACCATAGCTTTGGGTCTGCCACGATGTTCGTACAACTCTTGCCCAACGATATTGGACATAATGTCTCGCACCACGAACGCCGCAAACAACTTGAACGCGACCTCTTCGAGGGTGAAGTCAAGCTTCAGCAAAGCATGTCTGGTTACTTCGGAGCATTGAAGAGCAGAGTCAAGCAGAAGGGATGGTCGAAAGCCCAGGCCCAAGCGGACTTCTGGCGAAGATACGAGGAGACCCTGGCCGGCACCACAGTCGATTCAGACGAAGGACGTGCTTACGTCGACCTTCGAATTGATGAGTGGTTCTGAAGTTGCCTCTACGGAACCAACAACCGCGATTCAACGTCGGCCAGAGTAGCGTGAAGTTCGGCAGCGCGCTCGGAGAGCGTTTCAAGTTGTTCTTAAAAGCAGGCGATATTGGCTGCATATTCGTCGGCGTGGTGGTCAACCAGTCTACGGTTCAAGCTAGCGTTCCTCGATTTAGGACAGTCGCTCCTGTAACGCGTTAACAGCATTTTCTGCTGGCTCAAACTTCACCTGAAGGTCAGCCAGGATGCGTTCGTGTTCCTCGACTTGAGACGTGTAGCGGCTCGCTTCCTGGCGGAACGGTGTCGCTTTGGCTTTCTCTCGGTCCTGGCTTGCCCAGCTTTTGCGTTTGGTGATCTCCTCGTCCACGGTGGCGTCGTCCCGTCGCCCTCCTCGTCGCGAGAAACGGCCTCGGCAATTCGGATCGCTTCGACGCGGATCAGATGGTGGTGGTACGGGCGCGGTTGAAACAGCGAGGGGCGTTCAAGGATGTGGGCCAGTTCATGCAGTGTGGTCCCGAGCATCTTGTTGTACGTTCGCACGGGGAAGTCCCGCTCGATGTTCAAATTGCCCAGCACGATCACTGGCCCACGGATACCCTGCCAATCGGCGAAGGTGTGATGCAAATGCATGTCGAGGCTGGGCGACGTGTAGCCGTAGCAAACCGTGTTGCCTCCAAGCATCGGTGGCAGATTGGATTGCGGCACGACCCAAAGCGGCGAACCGGATAGTTCTGCAGGCGCGACGGCGTAGCACAGGTCTTTGGCGTCGGCGATCAGGTTTTCAATGTCCATGGGGTTCTTCCTTGGGGATGACGGGTTCGCCGGCGCGAACTTTGGCTTCAACTTGTTTGAGCCATTGCCATTCCCAAAGCGGGACCATGACGACGGATTGGTCGCGATATCGCTGAATCACGAGCGGCCGGTCGGTTTCGGCGACGTGC from Stieleria varia carries:
- a CDS encoding ImmA/IrrE family metallo-endopeptidase, coding for MITPEEARNFALEHFPKAPEDLISELGITLRESEMSGCDGWCLRRGDEAIIRINRNLGAGRKRFTLAHELGHLILGIPGIVGESYEEMLSSDLAEEREVNQLASELLMPKEIVTQVLPDLPVVCDGLRRLARKSKVSELAAAIRVCNLAEEIGLNNALVVLFDDDDSVRWQWSQTLTMPEDLACKLLKRARKASPEVFRVEREDGDVIVASIIENHSFGSATMFVQLLPNDIGHNVSHHERRKQLERDLFEGEVKLQQSMSGYFGALKSRVKQKGWSKAQAQADFWRRYEETLAGTTVDSDEGRAYVDLRIDEWF